A single genomic interval of Labrus mixtus chromosome 6, fLabMix1.1, whole genome shotgun sequence harbors:
- the gtf2a1l gene encoding TFIIA-alpha and beta-like factor isoform X1, whose product MRELFLDEGLEDRVLDDLRHLWESKMMQSKAMEDFRKNNINSSNFVLQLPASYTQTDQDVTGRASVVIPASQTIHSFPRLKAGSETLATFSLPAGLAYPVQIPAGVTLQTASGQLYKVNVPVVVTQQPVSQPAQKVTAFRGAAAPQPAAAPPKTAAPPQEVEPSPAPAASVTQQPPQNANLPPSQETSALQQPPVPAPETSQPQTARSPDLEVPQVENEPSPHPEPVDLSMTASPCTQLLDFQIRAEEALAQTAPLQTRDIDDILKEVIEEEREKAERARSQASTKNDDQAEPVLELELDYSYSDLSDIVQLDGAADNSDLEEDEGGVPLEENDFLGIINAEAIKALQEGEGSSDGNSISSSDSEGADELADIVEEDPLNSGDDVMEQDIPDLFDTDNVIVCQYDKIHRSKNRWKFHLKDGVMCYGGRDYVFSKAVGEAEW is encoded by the exons CTTTGGGAGTCGAAGATGATGCAGTCAAAAGCAATGGAAGACTTcaggaaaaacaacatcaactcATCCAACTTCGTGCTGCAGCTGCCTGCAAGCTACACGCAGACTGATCAGGACGTCACAGGTAGAG CCTCAGTCGTGATCCCTGCGAGTCAGACTATCCACAGTTTCCCCAGACTCAAG GCGGGCTCAGAGACACTGGCTACGTTTTCTCTGCCTGCTGGGTTAGCGTACCCGGTGCAGATACCAGCCGGAGTCACTCTACAGACAGCTTCAG GTCAACTCTACAAGGTCAATGTTCCTGTTGTGGTCACCCAGCAGCCTGTGTCTCAACCTGCTCAGAAGGTCACAGCGTTTAGAGGAGCCGCTGCCCCTCAGCCGGCCGCGGCCCCGCCGAAGACCGCCGCTCCACCTCAGGAGGTGGAGCCGTCacctgctccagctgcttctgtCACACAGCAGCCGCCTCAAAATGCTAACCTACCCCCCAGTCAGGAGACCAGCGCCCTGCAGCAGCCACCCGTTCCTGCTCCTGAAACCTCGCAGCCTCAGACGGCCCGCTCGCCCGATCTAGAGGTGCCACAGGTGGAGAATGAGCCGAGTCCACACCCTGAACCTGTGGACCTCAGCATGACCGCCTCACCCTGCACTCAGCTATTAGACTTTCAGATCAGAGCTGAGGAGGCTTTGGCGCAGACGGCTCCATTACAGACCAGAGACATCGACGACATCCTGAAAGAAGTGatcgaggaggagagagagaaagcggaGAGGGCGAGGAGTCAGGCATCCACAAAGAATGACGACCAGGCCGAGCCTGTCCTtgag CTGGAACTGGACTACAGCTACAGCGACCTGTCAGACATCGTTCAGCTGGACGGCGCCGCAGACAACTCTGACCTGGAGGAGGACGAGGGCGGGGTTCCTCTGGAGGAGAACGACTTCCTGGGTATCATCAACGCCGAGGCCATCAAAGCTCTGCAGGAAGGAGAAGGAAGCAGCGACGGCAACAGCATCTCCTCCAGCGACAGCGAGGGAGCCGATGAACTCGCTGACATCGTGGAAGAG GATCCTCTGAATTCAGGTGACGATGTGATGGAACAGGACATCCCCGACCTCTTCGACACCGACAACGTGATTGTTTGCCAATATGACAAA ATTCACCGCAGTAAGAACCGCTGGAAGTTTCATCTGAAAGATGGAGTGATGTGTTACGGAGGCAGGGACTACGTTTTCTCTAAAGCCGTCGGGGAAGCCGAGTGGTAA
- the gtf2a1l gene encoding TFIIA-alpha and beta-like factor isoform X2: MRELFLDEGLEDRVLDDLRHLWESKMMQSKAMEDFRKNNINSSNFVLQLPASYTQTDQDVTASVVIPASQTIHSFPRLKAGSETLATFSLPAGLAYPVQIPAGVTLQTASGQLYKVNVPVVVTQQPVSQPAQKVTAFRGAAAPQPAAAPPKTAAPPQEVEPSPAPAASVTQQPPQNANLPPSQETSALQQPPVPAPETSQPQTARSPDLEVPQVENEPSPHPEPVDLSMTASPCTQLLDFQIRAEEALAQTAPLQTRDIDDILKEVIEEEREKAERARSQASTKNDDQAEPVLELELDYSYSDLSDIVQLDGAADNSDLEEDEGGVPLEENDFLGIINAEAIKALQEGEGSSDGNSISSSDSEGADELADIVEEDPLNSGDDVMEQDIPDLFDTDNVIVCQYDKIHRSKNRWKFHLKDGVMCYGGRDYVFSKAVGEAEW, from the exons CTTTGGGAGTCGAAGATGATGCAGTCAAAAGCAATGGAAGACTTcaggaaaaacaacatcaactcATCCAACTTCGTGCTGCAGCTGCCTGCAAGCTACACGCAGACTGATCAGGACGTCACAG CCTCAGTCGTGATCCCTGCGAGTCAGACTATCCACAGTTTCCCCAGACTCAAG GCGGGCTCAGAGACACTGGCTACGTTTTCTCTGCCTGCTGGGTTAGCGTACCCGGTGCAGATACCAGCCGGAGTCACTCTACAGACAGCTTCAG GTCAACTCTACAAGGTCAATGTTCCTGTTGTGGTCACCCAGCAGCCTGTGTCTCAACCTGCTCAGAAGGTCACAGCGTTTAGAGGAGCCGCTGCCCCTCAGCCGGCCGCGGCCCCGCCGAAGACCGCCGCTCCACCTCAGGAGGTGGAGCCGTCacctgctccagctgcttctgtCACACAGCAGCCGCCTCAAAATGCTAACCTACCCCCCAGTCAGGAGACCAGCGCCCTGCAGCAGCCACCCGTTCCTGCTCCTGAAACCTCGCAGCCTCAGACGGCCCGCTCGCCCGATCTAGAGGTGCCACAGGTGGAGAATGAGCCGAGTCCACACCCTGAACCTGTGGACCTCAGCATGACCGCCTCACCCTGCACTCAGCTATTAGACTTTCAGATCAGAGCTGAGGAGGCTTTGGCGCAGACGGCTCCATTACAGACCAGAGACATCGACGACATCCTGAAAGAAGTGatcgaggaggagagagagaaagcggaGAGGGCGAGGAGTCAGGCATCCACAAAGAATGACGACCAGGCCGAGCCTGTCCTtgag CTGGAACTGGACTACAGCTACAGCGACCTGTCAGACATCGTTCAGCTGGACGGCGCCGCAGACAACTCTGACCTGGAGGAGGACGAGGGCGGGGTTCCTCTGGAGGAGAACGACTTCCTGGGTATCATCAACGCCGAGGCCATCAAAGCTCTGCAGGAAGGAGAAGGAAGCAGCGACGGCAACAGCATCTCCTCCAGCGACAGCGAGGGAGCCGATGAACTCGCTGACATCGTGGAAGAG GATCCTCTGAATTCAGGTGACGATGTGATGGAACAGGACATCCCCGACCTCTTCGACACCGACAACGTGATTGTTTGCCAATATGACAAA ATTCACCGCAGTAAGAACCGCTGGAAGTTTCATCTGAAAGATGGAGTGATGTGTTACGGAGGCAGGGACTACGTTTTCTCTAAAGCCGTCGGGGAAGCCGAGTGGTAA